Proteins from one Dysgonomonas sp. HDW5A genomic window:
- a CDS encoding polysaccharide biosynthesis/export family protein — MKRYHFLLFIGIIILCSSCGTTKKFSYFQDLDEYLQKEVAMSDSVQEIRIKPNDQLAIVVSSVSAQAVAPFNLPTAAAMSPNGLSQNSLPSYLVDSEGEINFPTLGKIRLEGLSLEEAVGLLQMRLEDYVKDPIVNIQILNFRVSVLGSVNAPGPFYFTGQRVSILDAIANARDLTLYGRRDNVLLIRENGGKKEFIRFDLTNSNSVFSSKYFYLQQNDIVYVESNKEHQKDSQMSQQKQFNLTLISTAITSVIATISLIIAVSNK, encoded by the coding sequence ATGAAGAGATATCATTTTCTACTATTCATTGGAATAATCATTCTTTGTAGTTCGTGTGGAACAACAAAAAAATTCTCATATTTTCAAGATTTAGATGAGTATCTGCAAAAAGAGGTGGCGATGTCCGATTCGGTTCAGGAAATAAGAATAAAACCGAATGATCAGTTGGCAATAGTAGTATCATCCGTAAGCGCTCAAGCTGTAGCACCATTTAATCTACCCACAGCCGCAGCTATGTCTCCTAATGGTTTAAGCCAAAATTCATTACCTTCTTATTTGGTAGATAGTGAGGGCGAAATTAATTTCCCAACTTTAGGTAAGATCAGGTTGGAAGGACTATCATTGGAAGAAGCGGTCGGTTTGTTGCAAATGCGACTGGAGGATTATGTGAAAGACCCGATTGTTAATATTCAGATACTTAATTTCAGAGTGTCTGTGCTTGGCTCGGTTAATGCTCCGGGACCTTTTTATTTTACAGGGCAAAGAGTATCTATATTAGATGCAATAGCTAATGCCCGTGATCTGACTCTTTATGGCAGGCGCGATAATGTATTGTTGATTCGTGAAAATGGAGGAAAAAAAGAGTTTATACGTTTCGATTTGACTAATAGCAATAGTGTATTTTCTTCGAAATATTTCTATCTGCAACAGAATGACATTGTTTATGTAGAGTCTAATAAGGAACATCAGAAAGATTCACAAATGAGTCAGCAGAAACAATTTAATCTGACACTGATAAGTACAGCTATAACAAGTGTTATTGCTACCATATCGTTAATCATAGCAGTGTCTAATAAATAG
- a CDS encoding zinc ribbon domain-containing protein: protein MAKKQAEKEIAVEDKLRTLYSLQEKLSEVDKIKILRGELPLEVADLDDEIAGLKTRVGKYESDLKEFEAAVTQQKQKIQDCTLKIEKYKEQLDNVRNNREYDHLSKEIEFETLEIELSEKRIKEFTQNVKNLKEQIETSHTFLTDRSADLAQKKEELDEIVSETKQQEEVLREEIKGIEAEVEPRLLQAFKRIRKSARNGLAIVSIERGACGGCFNKIPPQKQMDIKLGKKILVCEYCGRIMVDTELINNVGFLPLDL, encoded by the coding sequence ATGGCAAAGAAACAAGCTGAAAAAGAAATTGCAGTAGAAGATAAGCTAAGAACGCTTTATAGTCTGCAAGAAAAATTATCTGAAGTAGATAAAATCAAGATTCTTCGTGGTGAGTTGCCTTTAGAGGTTGCTGACTTAGATGATGAGATTGCAGGTCTTAAAACCCGTGTTGGAAAATACGAGTCGGATCTTAAAGAGTTTGAAGCTGCTGTTACTCAACAAAAACAAAAAATTCAGGATTGTACTTTGAAAATCGAGAAGTATAAAGAACAACTTGATAATGTACGTAACAATCGTGAATACGATCACCTGAGCAAAGAAATAGAATTCGAAACGCTGGAAATCGAATTGTCAGAAAAGCGTATCAAAGAATTTACACAAAATGTAAAGAATTTGAAAGAGCAAATCGAAACAAGCCATACTTTTCTTACTGATCGTTCTGCTGACTTGGCACAAAAGAAAGAAGAATTAGATGAGATCGTTTCGGAAACAAAACAGCAAGAAGAAGTTTTGAGAGAAGAGATAAAAGGAATCGAAGCAGAGGTAGAACCTCGCCTTCTTCAGGCTTTCAAGCGTATTCGTAAAAGTGCACGTAATGGTTTGGCAATTGTTTCTATTGAGCGTGGTGCTTGTGGAGGTTGTTTCAATAAAATACCACCACAAAAACAAATGGACATTAAACTAGGAAAGAAAATCCTGGTATGCGAATATTGTGGACGTATTATGGTAGACACCGAATTGATAAATAATGTAGGTTTCTTACCTTTAGATTTGTAA
- a CDS encoding Nif3-like dinuclear metal center hexameric protein: MMKIKEILQTIEHLAPLPLQESFDNCGVQIGDVSHEVKSVLLCIDVTEDVMDEAIRLGCNLVISHHPLAFRSFKSLTGKNYVERCMIKACKHDIVVYAAHTNLDNAAGGVNYQLAKILDLQQVKILAPQKSSLVKLVTFVPVDYAESVRTVLFNAGAGNIGNYDACSYNIAGEGTYRAGENANPFLGERGELHREAEIRIEVILPAFKQKEILNALLAIHPYEEPAYDFYKLENSWSQAGSGIVGTLPDPMEEEDFLYYLKDTLHLSSIQHSTYRGTMIHEVALCGGSGAFLIPQAIGYGADIFITGEAKYNDFYDVEDKILLATVGHYESEVCTKDIFYDLISAKHPEVELNLSQFDVNPVKYL, from the coding sequence ATCATGAAAATAAAAGAAATACTACAAACAATAGAACATCTGGCTCCCCTGCCTTTGCAGGAGAGTTTCGATAATTGTGGAGTGCAGATTGGTGATGTAAGTCACGAAGTAAAGTCCGTACTTTTATGTATAGATGTTACCGAAGATGTAATGGATGAGGCTATCCGTTTGGGATGTAATCTTGTTATATCGCATCATCCCTTGGCTTTTCGTAGTTTTAAATCTTTAACAGGCAAAAATTATGTAGAACGTTGCATGATAAAAGCTTGTAAACATGATATTGTTGTATATGCTGCACATACTAATTTAGATAATGCTGCTGGCGGAGTCAATTATCAATTAGCCAAAATACTCGATTTACAGCAAGTTAAGATTCTTGCACCGCAGAAAAGTAGTCTAGTAAAACTGGTAACATTTGTTCCGGTTGATTATGCTGAAAGTGTCCGTACAGTATTGTTTAATGCCGGAGCGGGAAATATTGGTAACTACGATGCCTGTAGTTATAATATAGCAGGTGAAGGGACTTACAGGGCTGGCGAGAATGCAAATCCATTTTTAGGAGAAAGGGGAGAATTGCATCGTGAAGCCGAAATCCGTATAGAGGTAATCCTTCCGGCCTTTAAGCAAAAAGAAATATTAAATGCTTTACTGGCAATACATCCTTATGAAGAACCTGCGTATGATTTCTATAAGTTAGAAAACTCATGGTCGCAAGCCGGTAGTGGTATTGTGGGAACTCTGCCCGATCCGATGGAAGAAGAAGACTTTCTCTATTATTTAAAAGATACTTTGCATTTGTCAAGCATTCAACATTCCACCTATCGAGGAACTATGATTCATGAGGTAGCTTTGTGTGGAGGAAGCGGAGCTTTTCTTATTCCTCAGGCGATTGGTTACGGAGCAGATATTTTCATAACAGGCGAAGCCAAATACAATGACTTTTACGATGTCGAGGATAAAATCTTATTAGCAACCGTAGGACACTATGAATCAGAAGTATGCACAAAGGATATATTTTATGATTTAATTTCGGCAAAGCATCCCGAAGTAGAATTAAATCTCTCTCAATTTGATGTGAATCCAGTAAAGTATCTGTAA